TGGATGTTTTCTTGGCTGAGAATAATAATGTCAAGAAAAGCAGTACTTGTGATTTTCATGCTTCGGGTGGATACTCAAATATATCATTCGAAGTTTTCAAATCGGATGCTCTCATTGCAGGGGTAGGGGTCAGTTATAAAACATTTCTTTATTTATGTACTTTTGGTGCTTTTCACACATTGGTCAAGAACTGAGATGTTACAATGGATGTGGGGATGTTTGCAGGTGACACATAAGTTTACATGGGGAAGTTTCTGCAAAGGGAAATATAATTTCAGGGTGAGAGTGAATCCAGAGGTGGATTATGCTTTTATCATTGCTTTGCTTGTTATGGTTGATGACAATGAGAATTGGTGTTAGACTTTCTTAATCAATATCTTACGTTTGGTTTCATTCACATGCTGTCTGTGTGTATGTATTGCTTTGTTTCAAGTTGTATGTAAGAACTTTTTCAATGTAACATCTATGCGCTAATGCTTGTCAGAACTGAAGTGGCACTTCCATTGTTTGGTCGAACAAAGACCTTTCCACACAAAACTATTGTGAAAGTGTGATCGCAGAAAGAtgaaatttatttgaattttcatGAAAACAATGTACACAAATCAAATCTCCAAGTAGTTGAGAAGTTCACAAAGTTTAAGTAATGAGAGACAGAACAAATATAGTCGTGATATCAAACAAACCCGTTTTGACCAAACCTCTTAAGAAACCTTAAAACTCATAAACCAGACACAATAAAGAGTCGAACATGAAGTAGTACGAACACAAATGATGAAAGCACACCAGTAATAATGAATAAGACCAAAGCTTCGGACGGATAGAGATATGTTTAGGTAAGATCATCCTCTTCAAGCTCCTTTGCCTTCAGCTTCTCCTTCACCCTCAACAACATTGTTGTCTTCCATGAATCCTGCAACAATACCAATTCCATGATAAAGATCAGACCAAGGTAACAAGACAACATTTTTCATGGTATGAGATTTATGGTGTCCCGTACCAGCGGAGTCATGCTATCAAATTCCTTGACAACGTCTGTGAACTTTGCGATGTCTTCTTCATCGATAGCAGAAGCAAGATCCTATCCATGGGATTTAATGCACTTACTTTAGAATACTTTATGTAAAGCTACACTGCACTTACTTTAGCATACTTTATGTAAAGCTACACTCTCTCATAATCAAATACAAAACACAGTTTAAAGCCTTACAGATAAGAATTTGCATTCTCGTGTTCCAGTAAAAGTTGGATCCAGATCCTGCAGAAAACAAGAAGTTAGAAATTATGCCAAAGTTCTTCCAAAGAAAACACCAGAATGCTTATGTggggaagaaagaagaagaacctgATATTTCTCCAGAGCGTTGGTGATGGAAACAACATCAGCTTTGCAGAGGTGGCACAAGCCAGCATTGAGAAGATGGCCCTTAACTCCATACTTAAGCAAGTTATTGCCGAGTGAATGGCGTGCAATTTCTTCATAAATCTTGATTGCCTTCTCATATCTGTTAGAGATACACCAAgcctttatcaatcaatccattcaaatcaaagtaaataaaaagctATCAGTGCTGCCAGTGCATAGTGAACATCATGAATATATTTTATGGATTGGTCATAGAATTTTGAAGTCAGGGGGTTCCAGCTGAGCATCGTACAGCATGTCAGCTCAGTAGCAAGGACGAGAaagccaaaaagaaaaaaaaggaagaggaaGGTTCATATAAACTTACTGCTCCAACTGGGAAGCATATTGTGCCACCTTTAGATTGCACTGGTTTGCAGAAGTGGTCACTTCTTCATTTTGAAAGAACTCAGCTGCCTTTTCAAAGTAATCAATAGCCTGCTCTATCTTCTGGTCTGCTTCATAATACTCAGCAATTTCCTGTCAAAAGAGCAAAGCCATTAATGTACCTATTAGTACAAACTATTTACAGAAAAGATAATTCGCACCAATATTACTACTATATAGTGTAAAAACACATATCCAGTGGATCCAACATATATACATAAGGAAACATGGACAAGGAAGGCATGCTCAATGTATGTATTATTCAATTCATGCTCAAAAGAGAATACCTTGTAGTATCTGGCAGCCATGTTGAGCCTCCCTATCTCGCAGAAAATATTCACAGCTCGCTCTAGACAAGATGCAGCCTCTGCATAAAAGATCACAGCTATGTTAGGACACATGCATAGcgaaaagaaaacacaaagaaTGTTGATAACCGCTCCTATATTACTGACACTGTCAATTGCAAAAGatgatacaacaaatttgaccTATACATACCATTAGTGTCAACTTTCTTGTAGCATTTAGCAGCTTCGGCATAAGCATTAGCAGCATCATGTTTGCTGTCAGACTGCACATAGACAGCAATGTTATCATAACACACAATAGTTCAATACATATGTCCGTAGGCAAAAGAAGTTACCTTCAAGTGACAGTCTGCAACTTTAAGATAAGCCTTTCCAGCTAGATCCcctgaacaaatcatatatcaaacaCATTAGCAAGACACACTTGTGGAATTGAgcattaatctattaaaaattaatcaaaattatacACTGAATGATTAAACCTTTCTACACGttacaatcaatcaatcaatcagtcACAAGTTTCTTACAGATCAAATAGGCCTAACCCTACACGTGACATGACCATGGATGGATCGCCGTAACCTAAGATCAGATCATATCAATTTCTCGGAAACccataaagaaaaaaacgaaaacTTTACATGATTTGGCGAGCTTATAGGAATTAGCAGCTTTCTCGAGGAGATCGGCAGCATCCTCGTGCTTAGATCCGAATATTCCCCATCCGTTGAGCTTCTTCTCTGCCTTCTTCTCAAATTCCTCCGCTCTCACCAGATGATCCCCCATAACTTCCCTAGACTCTGACTTCAAATCGACTCCGATCGTATGCTTTCTATTGTTCTCGTTTCCTTTTCTTCCTCGAGAGGGTTTGCTTCGTTGCAAATGAGGGAGGAGAAATCGATCGGGAGGAAGAATAGATTTTTCAACCGGCTTAATTGGGCCGTATATGGGCTTTTATACCTTTGTCTTTGTTTACGATTTGAGCCCATCTACGAAATGCCTTTTGTATTTTGTAACTAGTCGTCTTTCTCCTTTATCTTCTTTGCAAAATTTGTAAGGCATCGAGtttatttagttaattattaTGTCGTTTGTTTCTGATTATGGTTAATAAAGTTGTCATATCACACTTTGGATTAAGTAATTAACCGTGTATTATGGATTTTGTAGTTTATTTGGGTCATGAAACTGGACATATACAGAAATGTTACATCCACAAGTATATTCAGATCCGTTTTGTATATTTCCAGCTTACTAATCCAAATGCATTTATGTTTTCTGTTAATCTGTTTACATGCAAAGTCGCAAAAAGTTCCTAAATTAATCTTGAGATAACAGTAACGACACTTGGAAACAAGTTCAATAATATTAACCAATAACCACCAAACTAGATATAGTTGATTTTATTCGCGAGAGAttgattcatatattatatgatataaaacaaaacaaaatacattATTCTTAGTTCGTTTGACTGATCACGTCTTCTATTGTTTAATCGATATGCCATTTCGTTTTCGTGATCAAAAGTCTCAAAACGTCTGCTCTTAAGTTAATTTCTACACGTGAGAATATGGTTCCTGCCGCCTATACTAATTCAAAACGAGTTTTGGGAGCTTATTTATACTCGATACTAAAATTAGATGAGAAGTGGTAATACACTTCCTAGCCATTTTCCCGTCTAGATACATTCTCTTTTGTAATGAAAATGAACGGTTCATTGTTTCGGACAAGATCCAAGTGGGACACTGTCTGGAGGACCCACATAATATTcgtatttttataaatgaacaattaaaagcaaaaaaaaaggtataaaATTAGGTGTAAAATTTCCTTTCAACTCGTGAATCCTGAGTcgaacaaaaatattttctttcctgattatttttttgtattgtttatacGTTTTTAAGTACGTGACGAAAGATCATTTGGTGATCTCAGTGATGTGATTAGACCAGCCTGTCTGTACCGCCAATGATCAAATATCAGTCTTCCGATCTTACCCCGAACAGTGAAGCCACTGTGCCCAATGTCAACGGGTGTTTACGTACTTTCATTGTTTCTCCCTGTGGCTATAAGAAGCCGCGTCTTCGTGTCACACATTAcacaccaaaagaaaaaataaaaaataaaataaaaatttccttCCCGCCGGCGATTTTTTCAAGTTTCTCCGGCGGTGGAAAAAATGTCTCCTCCGATCAAAAGTCCTCTCTTGCCAAAGCAAGAACCGTCTTCTGAGAAACATGGATCTACCTCCGGCGTCGTTTTCAACGTGTCGACGAGTATAATCGGAGCCGGTATAATGTCGATGCCGGCGGCGTTTAAAGTTCTCGGAGTTGTCCCAGCTCTTTTGATCATCACGATCATCGCTTGGCTATCCACAATATCTGTTGGCTTTCTTATGAAATCAACTCTCGCCGGAGAAGCGACCACGTACGCCGGAGTTATGAAAGAGTCGTTCGGTAAAGCAGGTTCCGTGGCTGTACAGGTTGCTACAATGGTTGCTACTTTTGGATGCATGGTTATCTTCTCGATCATTATAGGTAGGCTGccggttcggtttatttggttCTCGTATTTTTGGTTTCCGGTTCTGCCACAATCCTATCGATGTGAACCAAAAAAATCAGTTCGGTTAGGTTTTGGTAggctttagtttttttattgtttttgattAGAATTtggtataattttcattaaaatctagatattttttggttaaatttggttagttcgtttaatttggtttggttattttggttAATTCGGTTTGGTTAATTCGGTAAAGATTGAATCGTTTGTTACTATATGAAGTACTAGAGGTTGCTGAGTTTGTGTTTGGTGTTTTGTCATCTCAGGAGATGTGCTCTCCGGTAATGACAATGGAGGATCTGTTCATCTTGGAGTTTTGCAAGAATGGTTTGGTTCTCACTGGTGGAACACGAGGATCTTCTCTTTGTTGTTTATCTACGCCTTCGTCTTGCTTCCATTAGTCTTGTGCAGACGTGTAGAAAGACTTGCGTTTAGTTCTGCCATATCGTTTCTTCTTGCTGTGCTCTTTGTCGTCATAAGCTCGGTGCTAGCGATCTCCGCGTTGATGGAAGGCCAAACGAAGAACCCGAGACTTTTTCCGGATTTAACCAATGGAGGATCGTTCTGGAATCTCTTCACAGCTTCTCCTGTTATAGTAACAGCCTTCACGTTTCATTTCAATGGTAAGAATCCATCTCTTACacccaatgttcaagaaatcggTAGGCTGTAATTAAACGTTTTATAGGAGATTATTGATTAGGCGCGCGTCTAGAGCTATTTTTGAACttctaaataaatttttttaaaaatatcatacaAAAAAATCGTTTTATGTACCCCAATTTAACGCCTAGACTTGACAGGCGCCTAGCTACCGCCTTAACCTACTTTTAGAACACTGCTTACACCAAACCAGTCTTGTTTCTTGGTTTCTGTCAT
The window above is part of the Brassica napus cultivar Da-Ae chromosome C8, Da-Ae, whole genome shotgun sequence genome. Proteins encoded here:
- the LOC106367955 gene encoding alpha-soluble NSF attachment protein 2-like, with protein sequence MGDHLVRAEEFEKKAEKKLNGWGIFGSKHEDAADLLEKAANSYKLAKSWDLAGKAYLKVADCHLKSDSKHDAANAYAEAAKCYKKVDTNEAASCLERAVNIFCEIGRLNMAARYYKEIAEYYEADQKIEQAIDYFEKAAEFFQNEEVTTSANQCNLKVAQYASQLEQYEKAIKIYEEIARHSLGNNLLKYGVKGHLLNAGLCHLCKADVVSITNALEKYQDLDPTFTGTRECKFLSDLASAIDEEDIAKFTDVVKEFDSMTPLDSWKTTMLLRVKEKLKAKELEEDDLT
- the LOC106367956 gene encoding amino acid transporter AVT6C, with the translated sequence MSPPIKSPLLPKQEPSSEKHGSTSGVVFNVSTSIIGAGIMSMPAAFKVLGVVPALLIITIIAWLSTISVGFLMKSTLAGEATTYAGVMKESFGKAGSVAVQVATMVATFGCMVIFSIIIGDVLSGNDNGGSVHLGVLQEWFGSHWWNTRIFSLLFIYAFVLLPLVLCRRVERLAFSSAISFLLAVLFVVISSVLAISALMEGQTKNPRLFPDLTNGGSFWNLFTASPVIVTAFTFHFNVHPIGFELKDPLHVIPATKISVILCAAIYFATGLFGYLLFGDATMSDILVNFDESSGSSIGSLLNDIVRLSYALHLMLVFPLMNFSLRANLDELMFPTMKAPLAKDTKRFVGLTLALLICCFLSAIAVPDIWYFFQFLGSTTTVSIAFIFPAAIVLRNVNGVSTSREKIVAAIMLVLAVATSIVAISTNLYSLTSK